The proteins below are encoded in one region of Garra rufa chromosome 12, GarRuf1.0, whole genome shotgun sequence:
- the atg4c gene encoding cysteine protease ATG4C, whose product MCCDGFCSVADKMETKGTDEVEKLKSKFISAWHNVKYSWALKSKTAFSRNSPVFLLGKCYHFKAFDDESPTESCTAEALEDDVVTGNVDGFRKDFTSRVWLTYREEFPALPGSSLTSDCGWGCTLRAGQMILAQALLLHILGRDWTWSEALTLEPLDTETWTSSAARRLVATLEASIQGERAQVTQPLCPAQGRAEEADSYLREAYHRSIVSWFGDEPSAQLGIHRLVQLGMTSGKRAGDWYGPAVVAHILRKAVDEAVDAMLKGISIYVAQDCTVYSADVIDSHSGRTGSHSDPQGLNCGAAPDSRAVIILIPVRLGGEKINPEYLSFVKSILSLEYCIGIIGGKPKQAYYFVGFQDDSLIYMDPHYCQSFVDVSTSDFPLQSFHCPSPKKMPFSKMDPSCTIGFYSKNVEHYERISNELSKILQPSAKEKYPAFTFMKGHGKDYELSIAVEKREWPFIRDTRRAGTTSGDFVLL is encoded by the exons ATGTGCTGTGATGGGTTCTGCTCCGTGGCTGATAAAATGGAGACTAAAGGGACCGACGAGGTGGAGAAACTGAAATCGAAATTCATCTCAGCATGGCACAACGTGAAGTATA GTTGGGCTCTTAAGTCAAAAACTGCCTTCAGCCGTAATTCTCCTGTTTTCTTGTTGGGGAAATGCTATCACTTCAAGGCTTTCG ATGATGAAAGCCCTACTGAGAGTTGTACTGCTGAGGCATTAGAGGATGATGTTGTCACAGGTAATGTTGATGGATTTCGAAAGGACTTCACCTCACGAGTTTGGCTGACCTATCGAGAAGAGTTTCCTGCACTTCCGGGATCCAGCCTCACTTCAGACTGTGGGTGGGGTTGTACACTCCGGGCAGGGCAGATGATTTTGGCCCAGGCTCTTTTGCTTCACATTCTGGGTAGAG ACTGGACCTGGTCTGAAGCACTGACCTTGGAGCCCCTGGATACAGAGACATGGACTAGCAGTGCAGCAAGAAGATTGGTGGCCACCTTAGAGGCCTCCATTCAGGGAGAAAGAGCGCAGGTCACCCAGCCTCTCTGTCCTGCTCAAGGAAGGGCTGAGGAGGCCGACTCATACCTACGAGAGGCATATCACCGCAGCATTGTGTCCTGGTTTGGGGACGAACCCTCAGCCCAGCTGGGCATCCACAGACTAGTGCAGCTAGGAATGACATCTGGAAAACGGGCAGGAGATTGGTACGGCCCAGCAGTGGTGGCACACATACTTCG AAAAGCTGTCGATGAAGCAGTAGATGCAATGCTGAAAGGGATAAGCATATATGTAGCACAGGACTGCACCG TGTACAGTGCTGATGTTATTGATAGCCATTCAGGGAGGACGGGCAGCCACAGTGATCCTCAGGGACTCAATTGTGGAGCTGCCCCTGATAGTAGAGCTGTCATCATCCTCATTCCTGTGAGACTCGGTGGAGAGAAAATCAACCCAGAATACTTGAGCTTTGTCAAG AGCATATTAAGCTTAGAGTACTGTATTGGCATCATTGGTGGAAAGCCCAAACAGGCCTACTATTTTGTTGGATTTCAAG ATGACAGCTTGATTTACATGGATCCTCATTACTGTCAGTCTTTTGTGGATGTCAGCACAAGCGATTTCCCTCTGCAG TCTTTTCATTGCCCATCACCAAAGAAAATGCCTTTCAGTAAAATGGACCCAAGCTGTACGATTGGTTTCTACTCAAAAAACGTTGAACACTATGAAAGAATTAGCAATGAGCTATCCAAG ATATTGCAGCCTTCAGCGAAAGAGAAGTACCCTGCGTTCACCTTTATGAAGGGACACGGGAAGGACTATGAACTTTCAATCGCCGTAGAAAAGCGAGAATGGCCTTTCATCAGGGACACAAGAAGAGCAGGGACAACATCGGGAGACTTTGTGCTGCTCTGA